A portion of the Candoia aspera isolate rCanAsp1 chromosome 18, rCanAsp1.hap2, whole genome shotgun sequence genome contains these proteins:
- the LOC134507176 gene encoding LOW QUALITY PROTEIN: uncharacterized protein DDB_G0271670-like (The sequence of the model RefSeq protein was modified relative to this genomic sequence to represent the inferred CDS: substituted 1 base at 1 genomic stop codon): PSPSPSSSPSPSSSSSTSSSSSSXSSSPSPSSSSSTSPSSPSSSPPSSSSPSSSSSSSSSSSSSSSSSTSSSSFTFSSSSSPSSTSPSSSSTSPSPSSSLSTSSSSSSPSSTSPSSTSPSSTSTSTSPSPSSSSSTSSSSSSPSSSSSSLSLSPSSSSSSSSSSSTSSSSSPSSSSSSSSTSSSSSS, from the exons ccatccccatccccatcctcatccccatccccatcctcatcctcatccacttcctcatcctcatcctcctaatcctcatccccatccccatcctcatcctcatccacatccccttcctccccatcctcatCCCCACCCTCATCCTCATCCCCATCGTCCTCATCGTCCTCATC atcctcatcctcatcctcctcaTCCTCATCCACTTCCTCATCCTCATTCACTTTCTCATCCTCTTCATCCCCATCCTCCACATCCCCATCCTCCTCATCcacatccccatccccatcctcaTCCTTATCCACTTCCTCATCCTCTTCATCCCCATCCTCCACATCCCCATCCTCCACATCCCCATCctccacatccacatccacatccccatccccatcctcatcctcatccactTCCTCATCCTCTTCATCCCCAtcctcctcatcctcatccttatCCTTATCCCCATCGTCGTCATCGTCATCCTCCTCATCCTCATCcacttcctcatcctcatccccatcctcctcctcctcctcctcatccactTCTTCATCCTCATCCTCCTAA
- the C1QB gene encoding complement C1q subcomponent subunit B, whose product MLGAKTVVWVLALCLPAAWLVRASTCQGPTLIPGIPGLPGAPGPNGQDGGDGRKGERGPPGRVEDYRDAGEPGEPGIPGFPGKFGPRGPTGAKGPPGVPGPRGPKGESGDSKSSHKSAFSAIRGVSFTPRRAQPVRFDRVVTNIGNHYSNRYGQFSCQIPGIYYFTYHITSRGNLCLQLKKGRSSTASETIVTFCDYVLNTFQVTTGGVVLRLAQDDKVWLEPTEKNNLLGGIDGADSIFSGFLLFPSS is encoded by the exons ATGCTCGGCGCCAAGACGGTGGTCTGGGTGCTGGCGCTTTGCCTGCCCGCTGCATGGCTGGTAAGAGCCAGCACTTGCCAAGGACCCACCCTCATCCCAGGCATCCCCGGCCTGCCAGGAGCACCAGGCCCCAACGGCCAGGATGGAGGTGACGGGCGGAAAGGAGAACGAG GTCCTCCTGGCAGAGTCGAAGATTACCGAGATGCTGGTGAACCAGGAGAGCCCGGGATACCAGGGTTCCCAGGGAAATTTGGACCCAGGGGCCCCACTGGGGCCAAAGGTCCTCCTGGAGTACCTGGGCCCCGGGGCCCCAAAGGCGAGTCCGGGGACTCCAAGTCCTCCCACAAGTCTGCCTTCTCGGCCATACGGGGGGTCAGCTTTACCCCTCGGCGGGCTCAACCAGTCCGCTTCGACCGGGTCGTCACCAACATCGGCAACCACTACAGCAACCGCTATGGCCAGTTCAGCTGCCAGATTCCGGGGATCTACTACTTCACCTACCACATCACCTCACGGGGCAACCTGTGCCTGCAGCTGAAGAAGGGCCGGAGCAGCACGGCCAGCGAGACCATCGTGACTTTCTGCGACTACGTCTTGAACACCTTCCAAGTCACCACCGGCGGGGTGGTGCTCCGCCTGGCCCAGGACGACAAAGTGTGGCTGGAGCCGACGGAGAAGAACAACCTACTTGGAGGCATTGATGGGGCGGACAGCATCTTCTCCGGATTCCTGCTGTTCCCGAGCAGCTAG